One Patescibacteria group bacterium DNA window includes the following coding sequences:
- a CDS encoding helix-turn-helix domain-containing protein, with product MSLFKSNKIYLDSEMVSEQLRSARQAKKLKLSQIAKKLNINEKYLTALEKGEYDQLPHGVYGKNFLREYALFLGLDYKKLAEDYETETNIIEPKRQKELFSKQVVKKRYLLAMPKILKNVLIFLIICVCFIYLGYRVNKIISPPLLIINSPAADLITGQTSLQITGQTEAEASLTINGQTVLTDKNGGFSQTISLKNGINIITITANKKQGRGSTVIRQVLVK from the coding sequence ATGTCTCTATTTAAATCCAATAAAATCTATCTGGACTCCGAGATGGTTTCCGAACAACTAAGAAGCGCCCGGCAAGCCAAAAAACTAAAGCTCTCCCAAATTGCTAAAAAATTAAACATCAACGAAAAATATTTAACTGCTTTGGAAAAAGGCGAATACGATCAACTGCCTCACGGAGTTTACGGAAAGAACTTTTTGCGCGAATACGCGCTTTTTTTAGGCTTGGACTATAAAAAACTGGCCGAGGATTACGAAACTGAAACTAACATCATCGAGCCTAAAAGGCAAAAAGAATTATTTTCAAAACAGGTTGTAAAAAAACGCTATCTTTTAGCCATGCCTAAAATTTTAAAGAACGTTTTAATTTTTTTAATTATCTGCGTTTGCTTTATTTATCTGGGCTACCGCGTTAATAAAATAATCTCGCCCCCGTTGCTAATTATAAATAGTCCGGCGGCCGATTTAATCACCGGCCAAACTTCTTTGCAAATCACCGGCCAAACTGAAGCCGAAGCCAGCTTAACAATTAACGGCCAAACCGTCTTAACCGATAAAAACGGCGGCTTTTCCCAGACTATCAGCCTAAAAAATGGCATTAATATTATAACCATAACCGCCAACAAAAAGCAGGGCCGCGGCAGCACTGTCATTAGGCAGGTCTTGGTTAAATGA